A single genomic interval of Deltaproteobacteria bacterium harbors:
- a CDS encoding flagellar biosynthesis protein FlgG, with amino-acid sequence MYVNASALDALSTIQAVSANNLANMNTNRFQASRVHLQEQAQGGVRVASITKDPTPGPLVPEQRLVERDGRVEQEEVLVPASNTDPVREFTTMVATKHAFTANVKAISARADMLGTLMDMQA; translated from the coding sequence ATGTACGTCAACGCCTCGGCCCTTGATGCCCTGTCCACGATCCAGGCGGTCTCGGCCAACAACCTGGCCAATATGAACACCAACCGCTTTCAGGCCTCCAGGGTCCATCTCCAGGAGCAGGCCCAGGGCGGTGTCCGGGTGGCCTCCATCACCAAGGATCCCACTCCGGGGCCCCTGGTCCCCGAACAGCGGCTCGTGGAGCGCGACGGGCGAGTCGAGCAGGAAGAGGTTCTCGTCCCGGCCAGCAACACCGATCCTGTCCGTGAATTCACGACCATGGTCGCCACGAAGCACGCCTTCACAGCCAACGTCAAGGCCATCTCCGCCCGGGCCGACATGCTGGGTACTCTGATGGATATGCAGGCTTGA
- a CDS encoding bifunctional ornithine acetyltransferase/N-acetylglutamate synthase, with protein sequence MYPTPQGFSFAALAAGFRYQVRNDLALVLSDRPATAAGMFTTNRFQAAPILACRENLACGTARAVLVNAGQANACTGDEGLAD encoded by the coding sequence ATGTATCCGACTCCACAAGGCTTTTCCTTTGCGGCTCTGGCCGCTGGCTTCCGCTATCAGGTCCGAAACGACTTGGCCCTGGTCTTGAGCGACCGCCCGGCCACGGCCGCCGGCATGTTCACCACCAACCGCTTCCAGGCCGCCCCCATCCTGGCCTGCCGGGAGAACCTCGCCTGCGGAACGGCCCGGGCCGTCCTGGTCAACGCCGGACAGGCCAACGCCTGCACCGGAGATGAAGGCCTGGCCGATT